A stretch of DNA from Nitratireductor thuwali:
TCAGTGGGCAGGGTGCGGAACCAGTAGCCGTCAGTGCCGCCCTCGGCGGCGAGCGCTGTAAAAGACGGAGCGCTGGAGCAGCAGGATATCTGGGTGACCTTGGCCGGCACCGTGACGGAAGTGAGTATGGGCATGGAGACGCCCGACTGGATGGCGCCGAGCAGGACCGGCACTTCCTCGATCTCCACCAGCGTCTTGGCCGCGTCGACGCCGACATTGGGCGAGCCCTGATCGTCGCGCAGGATGTAGCGCACGGTGCAGTCGTTGACGCCGCCCGCCTCGTTGATGTGGTCGACGGCGAGCTTGCCGGCGTCGCCGATGGCCGAGCCGATCGCCGCCATGGACCCCGTGATCGACAGCACCGAGCCGACCGTGATCTCGCAGGACTGGGCGCTGGCCGTTGCGGCCGAGCCGATGAAGAGACCAACGCCGACGGCGCCGGACAGAAGCAGGTGTCTCATGGAATTTCCCCTTTCAAGGTTGAGGTGTTCGTCGCCTTTGCGGCTGTTCTTCTTGTTGTCCGCCAGTCGTCCAGAATGCCGCGCACGAGAAAGGCCGAGGGCGCGGCGCGGGCGATCGGACGGAAGGGTATCGAGGCAGGCTCGGAAACGGGAACCGGCAGCGCATCGGGCGGGGCTCCGGTGACGGCATCGGCAAGCACGTCGCCGAACATCGTCGTCATGGCGATGCCGCGGCCGTTGCAGCCGGTAGCGCCGAAGAAGCCGTCGCCGAAGCGAACGATGCGCGGCAGGAAATCGGGCGTGACCGCGGCCGTGCCCCGCCAGACATGGGTGACGCGCGGGACATCGGACAGGCCGAGTTCCCTTGCAAGCCGGCGCACGATGCGCGCTCCCATGCGCCGTTCGGCGGCCAGGGGCACGATGGCCATCCCGCCCGAGATCAGCCGGTTGTCGGCGTCGAGCCTGAAGGTGAAGATATTGGCGCGCGTGTCGGAAACCGGCTCGCGATGCGGCGAAAAGCGGTTGGCGGCCTCCTTCGTCAGCGGCTCGGTGGCGATCTGGTAGACGTTGAGCGGAATGACCTGCCACGCCAGCCGTGCCGCCACGCCCGCTTCTTCCGCATTGGTGCACAAGAGCACCTTCCCGGCGCGCACGGCGCCTTGTGTCGTCGCCAGGTGCCAGCCGTCTCCGTCGGCCGGCCGCACATCCGTCACGGTCGCATCCTCGACGATGCGCGCACCGGCGGCAGCCGCGGCGCGAGCGAGCGCCCGGGCATAGGCGAGCGGATTGATGACGCCGCCCGACCGGTCGGCCAAAGCGCCGTGGTAGATGTCCATGCCCGTGCGGCGGGCAGTCTCGGCCGCATCGATCCACTCGACGGGCCGCCCGAGCGCCCGCCATGCCTCGACCCGTTTCCGCAGCATGTCTGCCGCGGCGGCCGAATGGGCCGGCTGCAGCCATCCGTTCTGTTCTGCTTGCCAGCCGAGTCCTGCCGCCCGAGCGAACGCGAAGACGCGGTCGGCGCCCTGGCCTACGAGCTCAAGCAAGCGTTCGCCCGTTTCCTTCCCAAGCCGCGCGACGACAGCCGCTGGATCTGCCTTGGAGAAGTTGGGCACAACGAAACCCGCGTTGCGGCCGCTTGCACCCCAGCCGACGGCATGTGCTTCCAGAAGCAGCACCTCCACGCCGCGCTGCGCCAGGGCAAGGGCACTGCTGAGCCCCGCGAAGCCGCCGCCGATGACGGCAACCTCCGCCGTGGCGCCGGGATCCAGACGTCCGAAGGCCGGGGCCGGGCCGGTCACGGCATGCCAGAGTGTGTCGGGCGCGCGCTCCATCCCTACCTCGTGTGCCTGGAGACGGCTTCCGTCTCGCCGATCAGCCCGCGGGGGCGGAAGAGAAGCGTAAGCACGATCAGGAGACCGATCAGGATCACTTGGATCGCGCCGCCTTGGGACTGGTAGGTGACCGGCAGGAGGCGGCTGATCGCCAACCCGCTCATGGCCCAGAGCGCCCACACGCCGACCGCGCCGACGATCGCGCCGCGATTGTTGCCGCTGCCGCCGACGATCAGCATCGCCCAGATCTGGAAGGTGAGGATCGGCAGGAAGTCGAGCGGGCTCACATAGCCGATGAAGCCGACATAGAGGCCGCCGGCGAGCCCCATCAGCGTGCAGCCCAGCACGAAGACCTGCAGGCGGATGGCGGCCGGGTTCTTGCCGAGCGAGCGGGCGGCGGTCTCGTCTTCGCGCACGGCCTTGAGCACCCGCCCCCAGGGCGAGCGGACGGCAACCTCGAGCGCCACATAGACGATCGCCGCCATGGCCACCACGACAAGGAGATAGAAGAGGTTGTAGGCGCCCGGAGAGCCGAAGAAGGAAAAGAGCGGCCGCGGCAGGCCGGCGAGCCCCTGCGCGCCGCCCGTCAGCGCCTCGAAATTGAGCGCCACGAGCTGGATCGAGATGGCAATGCCGAAGGTGGCGATGGCCAGATATTCCTCGCGCAGCCGCAAGGTGGCGAGGCCGACGATGAATGCCGCGAGCGCCGAAAGCGCCATGCCGCCGGCGACCCCCAGCGGAAACGGCAGGCCGAAGCCGCCGATGAGATGAGCCCGGTCGGGGCCCACCAGCACCGCCGTGCCGTAGGCGCCGATGGCGAAGAAGCCCACCACGCCGGCATTGAAGAGACCCGTATAGCCCCATTGCAGGTTGAGCCCCATGGTCACGATGGAATAGGTGAGCGCGACGATGAGGAAGAAGACGAGATAGGCCGCGAACCCGCTCATTTGACGCCTCCCACGGTACCGGCGAAGATGCCGGTGGGACGCAGGTAGAGCACGGCCAGCAGGATGATGAAGGGCACCGCCATCTTGTAGCCCGCCGGAACCACCAGCACGGCGAAGGATTCGGCAAGGCCGATGACGAGCCCGCCAAGGACCGCGCCGAAGACATTGCCCACGCCCCCCAGGATGACGGCGGCAAAGAGCGGCAGGAGGAGATGAAAGCCGATCTCCGGGCGCAGCTGCACGGAAAGCCCGTAGAGCACGCCCGAGACGGCGGCGAGCGAAGCACCGATGACCCAGGTCCAGCGCACCACGGCGCGCGTGTCGAGGCCGTTGACGCGCGCAAGCTCCGGGTTTTCCGCAAGCGCTCGCATGGAAAGCCCCAGCCGCGTGTTCTGAAGGAAGAAGTGGAGCCCCACCACGATTACCACCGTGAGCGCCAGTGTGAAAATCTGGTCGGGCAGAATGCGCATGCCGGGTGCCACCGGAATGGCGATCTGAAGCGTGCGCGAATAGTACTGGGCGGCCCCGCCGAAGATGAGCAGCACCACCATGCGCACGAGCAGCGAGACGCCGAAGGAGCTGAAGACCAGCGTGAGATGGCTGGTGTTGCGGCGCAGCGGGCGGTAGACGAGCCAGTCGATCGCAAGCGCCAGTGCAGCGGTGAGCGCTGCCGCGACGATAGTGGCGAAAATCAGGGGCAAGCCGAAGGAAAAGGGTGCGATCGGCCCCATGAAAGGACCCGTGAGCGTCACGACAGCGAGCGCCATATAGGCGCCCCAGGTGACGAGCTCGGCATGGGCGAAATTCGCAAAACGCAGGATGCCCATCGTCAGCGTCAGACCGATGGCGCCCAGCGCGATGATGGAGCCTGTAAGAATCCCGTCGGCAAGAGCCTGCAGCATCAGCGTTTGCGCCCCCCGGCGCCCAGATAGATGGAGGTGACCTCCGGATTATCGGCAAGGCCCGCTGACGGACCGTCGATGCGGTTGCACCCGTCCGCCAGCACATAGGTGCGGTGCGAGATGGCAAGTGCCGCCTTGACGTTCTGCTCCACCATCAGGATCGCCACGCCCGACTCCACCAGCCCCTTCAAGCGCTGGAAAACTTCCACGACCATGAGCGGCGAGAGACCGGCCGAAGGTTCGTCGAGCATGATCAGCCGCGGATCGGTCAGCAGTGCGCGGGCGACCGCCAGCATCTGCCGCTGGCCGCCCGAAAGCACCCGTGCCTTCTTGTGGCGATAGTCCTTGAGCGCCGGAAACGTCTCGTAGCCGCGCTCGATGCGGCGCCGCGCTTCGCTCTTGGGAAGGACGGAGGCGCCGACCAGCAGGTTCTCGTTGATGGTGAGCGTGGTGAAGACGTTCGCCGTCTGCGGCACATAGGCGATCGATGCCTGTGCGAGCTTGTGCGTCGCGAGCCGGGTAATGTCGCGGCCGTCCAGAAGCACACGGCCGGAAGAGACCGGCACGATGCCCGCGACGGCCTTGACGAGCGTCGACTTGCCGGCGCCGTTGGGGCCGATGATGGTCACCATCTCCGTCTCGGCCACCTCGAGCGAGATGCCGTGCACGATGGGCAGGTCCGGCCGGTAGCCGGCCACCACCTTCTCGACCTGAAGCAGCGGAGTGCTCATGCGACGGCCCCGCCGAGATAGGCTTCGATCACCTGCGGTGCGGCGACAACGCTGTCAGGCGGGCCCTCCGCGATAACCTTTCCTGTCGCCATCACCACGATCGCGTCGCACAGCGACATGATGAAATCCATGTTGTGCTCGATGATGAGAAAGGTCAGCCCGCGCCGGTTCAACTCGACGATGCGCTCGACGATCGTGTCCAAAAGCGCGGGATTGACGCCCGCCCCCGGCTCGTCGAGGAGCAGGATTCTGGGGTCAGCCATCAATGCGCGGGCAAGCTCCACCAGCTTCTGCTGCCCGCCGGAAATGGCGCCGGCCAATTGACGCTCAACTGGAGAAAGCCCGCAGAAATTTATGATGGAGCGTGCTCTTTCCAGGATCTCCCTCTCTTGGCGCGCTACCAGGCCGGGACGCAGCCACGTATTCCAGAAGCGCTCGCCATGCTGTCCCTGCGGCACCAGCATCACGTTCTCCAGAACGGTCATGCCGGGAAAAGGGCGTGGGATCTGGAAGGTGCGCGCAAGGCCACGCGAGAAGACCTTGTAGGGCGGCAGCCCGTCGATGCGGGCGCCGTCGAGTCGCACCTTGCCGCCATCGACAGAGAGCTCGCCTGCGATGGCGTTGAAGAGCGTGGTCTTGCCGGCGCCGTTGGGGCCGATGAGCCCGGTGATCCGCCCGGCCTCGGCGACGAAGCTCACGCCGTCGACGGCGCGGTTGGCTCCGAAGCACTTGGAGACGTTACTTACCTCCAGCCTTCCCATCGTGCCCGTGCGCACTCCCCCGCCGGGCAAGGAGCCTGCGCCCATCGCTGTTCCCCCTGCTTTCTTGACCGGCAACGGTATGCGTGATCATATGATCACGTCAAGATATTTTGAGGTTAAAGTTTATGGCTCGACAGGAACGGTGGACGATCAAGTCCGGCTCGAAGTTTGAGGAGATGGCGGGCTATTCGCGCGCCGTGGTCGACGGCGAATGGATCTTCGTGTCGGGTACGGCCGGCTACAATTTCGAGGACGGTACGATCTCGGACGATGCGGCCGAGCAGGCGCGCCAGGCGCTGCGCACCATTGCGCAAGCGTTGGAGAAGGCCGGCGCCGCGCTTTCGGACATCGTGCGCGTGCGCGTCTTCCTCTCTGACCGCGCCGACGTCGTGGGGGTCTCGCGCGTGCTGGGCGAGACATTCTCCGACCCGCGCCCCACCAACACGACGATCATCTGCGGCTTTGCCGAGGAAGCGATGAAGGTGGAGATCGAGATTACGGCCTTGAAGCGCGGTTGAGGCACGTAGGACTTCGTGCGCACCGGAGGGCTACTATGGTTACTCGCCAAGCCGGCGAAATTCGCTGATCGACCACGATGGGGCGTGCTGCCGGATTTGCGGTCCTACCTAAATCATTGCATTCCATCATATTCCATGAGCAACCTTTGCGTTTTCTCAGGACTCTCGAAGAGAATATGTCGCGTACCACCAGAATAACTTCGGGCCGCTAAGGAACCGAGATCACGTTGCAGATCAGTTTACTCTGGCAAATTGTGAACTTCTCGAAAACTCCGCGACCCTGTGCAGATGCCGACGTAATCCGCTGGTTCAAACGCGGGCAGGTTTTGAGCCTCAAGCCGCAGCCTAGTGGACTTTCCGCTCACCCGGAACGGTTAGGCGATTTCCGAATTTTCTCATGTAGATCAACGGCACGGTGGTTAGACAACGGCTCGCCTAAGCCAGTGTCTTCCCTTGCTGCGCCGATTTCCGTTGGGCGTACCATTTTTGCCTGCTCGGATGTTTTCAAGATTCTGCCAGCGCTTCCGACCTCTTAGTCGCCATCTCACGGCAGCAAAACAGCGTCCGAGTGAACGCGATGCTCGTTTGGCAGCCATTTCCTCCGCCGGTTTCTCGCCGAGGTGCTTGCAGGCCTCTGCGATGAAATCCACCGGGTGCTCGTCGCGGACAGCGGGACAAGCCTTGGCGAGGCTACAGGGCGAGATGCCGACCAGATATTGGAGCCGAAGCCAAAGCCAGAGGAGCAGCGTACGGGTTTCCCGACCGCAGGAGGATATCCTCGGATGGGTGCGCCGCCTCATCATCAGGGCCCCGACCGACTGCCGGCGCCGCCCTCACCAGAATGCCGATGAACGAGCCGCTTCTGTGTGAAAGGAGCTTCGTGCTTCCGTGCCGGGAAACATGGGCTCAGGTTACGGCAAGGTCGACATCGTTGAAGCGTGTCATTTCTCTCTTGTCCGACACCTATGGGGTCTGCCGGTCTCCGGTTCCTGCTTTTGCGATCGCGGGAAAGACGGCAGCAGCGTTGACGGTCCGGATCCGCCGCCTGCTTTCCGGCGCAAGATGCCCGAGATCATGGTCTGCATCTGGCGCGCCCATGGGAAACGGCCAGTCGCTGCCGAGCAAGAGATGGTCGGTGCCGATGGTCCGGACGAGAAGATCGAGCACGGCCGGCTCGTGAACGATCGTATCGAAATAGAACCAGCGGCCGGCATCCTTCGCCGATATTCCAACCGGCCCGAGGCCGGGGCGCGACGTGTCGATGCCCCGCTGCCAGCGCCCGAGCAGGGCCGCCGTCGCCCCGCCACCATGGGAGAGGATGATCTTCAGGTTGGGAAACAGCGACGGCAGGTCGCCGAAGATCATCTGGGCGGCGGCGCGCGTGGTCTCCATCGGATTGCCGAGGAGGTTGGAGAGATAAAACTCCGAAAGCCGCGGATCCTTCGATTCGGAGGGATGAAGCAGTGCCGGCAGCCCGCGGTCGGAAAGAAGCTGCCACAGCGGATGATAGGCTGGGTCTGCGTAGCTCCGCGCGCCGAGATCCGTGCCGACGATGACGCCGGCCCATGCGCCTTCGAGGCTGCCGGCGATCTCGATCGCAAGCTCCGGCAGGTCGGTCGGCAGGTAAGCCATGGCCAGCAGGCGCTCGTGCGGAGCGACCGCGCGCAACAGGCCCTCGTTCATCTGCTGCACATAGGCGCGGCGCTCGGCCGCCGGCAGATCAGGCCGGAAGAGCGGCGGCGGGATCGCCACGATTGCACCGTCCAGCCGGTCGCTGTCGAGGCGCGCGAGCAGCGCCCGGGGGCGCCCCATCGAT
This window harbors:
- a CDS encoding branched-chain amino acid ABC transporter permease; translation: MSGFAAYLVFFLIVALTYSIVTMGLNLQWGYTGLFNAGVVGFFAIGAYGTAVLVGPDRAHLIGGFGLPFPLGVAGGMALSALAAFIVGLATLRLREEYLAIATFGIAISIQLVALNFEALTGGAQGLAGLPRPLFSFFGSPGAYNLFYLLVVVAMAAIVYVALEVAVRSPWGRVLKAVREDETAARSLGKNPAAIRLQVFVLGCTLMGLAGGLYVGFIGYVSPLDFLPILTFQIWAMLIVGGSGNNRGAIVGAVGVWALWAMSGLAISRLLPVTYQSQGGAIQVILIGLLIVLTLLFRPRGLIGETEAVSRHTR
- a CDS encoding ABC transporter ATP-binding protein, translating into MSTPLLQVEKVVAGYRPDLPIVHGISLEVAETEMVTIIGPNGAGKSTLVKAVAGIVPVSSGRVLLDGRDITRLATHKLAQASIAYVPQTANVFTTLTINENLLVGASVLPKSEARRRIERGYETFPALKDYRHKKARVLSGGQRQMLAVARALLTDPRLIMLDEPSAGLSPLMVVEVFQRLKGLVESGVAILMVEQNVKAALAISHRTYVLADGCNRIDGPSAGLADNPEVTSIYLGAGGRKR
- a CDS encoding amidohydrolase family protein; protein product: MRPDIMGGWDVHAHLLPDGIVELARDRSYGMNLGDKTVEVHGFKLSLESMGRPRALLARLDSDRLDGAIVAIPPPLFRPDLPAAERRAYVQQMNEGLLRAVAPHERLLAMAYLPTDLPELAIEIAGSLEGAWAGVIVGTDLGARSYADPAYHPLWQLLSDRGLPALLHPSESKDPRLSEFYLSNLLGNPMETTRAAAQMIFGDLPSLFPNLKIILSHGGGATAALLGRWQRGIDTSRPGLGPVGISAKDAGRWFYFDTIVHEPAVLDLLVRTIGTDHLLLGSDWPFPMGAPDADHDLGHLAPESRRRIRTVNAAAVFPAIAKAGTGDRQTP
- a CDS encoding NAD(P)/FAD-dependent oxidoreductase, giving the protein MERAPDTLWHAVTGPAPAFGRLDPGATAEVAVIGGGFAGLSSALALAQRGVEVLLLEAHAVGWGASGRNAGFVVPNFSKADPAAVVARLGKETGERLLELVGQGADRVFAFARAAGLGWQAEQNGWLQPAHSAAAADMLRKRVEAWRALGRPVEWIDAAETARRTGMDIYHGALADRSGGVINPLAYARALARAAAAAGARIVEDATVTDVRPADGDGWHLATTQGAVRAGKVLLCTNAEEAGVAARLAWQVIPLNVYQIATEPLTKEAANRFSPHREPVSDTRANIFTFRLDADNRLISGGMAIVPLAAERRMGARIVRRLARELGLSDVPRVTHVWRGTAAVTPDFLPRIVRFGDGFFGATGCNGRGIAMTTMFGDVLADAVTGAPPDALPVPVSEPASIPFRPIARAAPSAFLVRGILDDWRTTRRTAAKATNTSTLKGEIP
- a CDS encoding RidA family protein — encoded protein: MARQERWTIKSGSKFEEMAGYSRAVVDGEWIFVSGTAGYNFEDGTISDDAAEQARQALRTIAQALEKAGAALSDIVRVRVFLSDRADVVGVSRVLGETFSDPRPTNTTIICGFAEEAMKVEIEITALKRG
- a CDS encoding branched-chain amino acid ABC transporter permease, which gives rise to MLQALADGILTGSIIALGAIGLTLTMGILRFANFAHAELVTWGAYMALAVVTLTGPFMGPIAPFSFGLPLIFATIVAAALTAALALAIDWLVYRPLRRNTSHLTLVFSSFGVSLLVRMVVLLIFGGAAQYYSRTLQIAIPVAPGMRILPDQIFTLALTVVIVVGLHFFLQNTRLGLSMRALAENPELARVNGLDTRAVVRWTWVIGASLAAVSGVLYGLSVQLRPEIGFHLLLPLFAAVILGGVGNVFGAVLGGLVIGLAESFAVLVVPAGYKMAVPFIILLAVLYLRPTGIFAGTVGGVK
- a CDS encoding ABC transporter ATP-binding protein — its product is MGAGSLPGGGVRTGTMGRLEVSNVSKCFGANRAVDGVSFVAEAGRITGLIGPNGAGKTTLFNAIAGELSVDGGKVRLDGARIDGLPPYKVFSRGLARTFQIPRPFPGMTVLENVMLVPQGQHGERFWNTWLRPGLVARQEREILERARSIINFCGLSPVERQLAGAISGGQQKLVELARALMADPRILLLDEPGAGVNPALLDTIVERIVELNRRGLTFLIIEHNMDFIMSLCDAIVVMATGKVIAEGPPDSVVAAPQVIEAYLGGAVA